The sequence below is a genomic window from Nicotiana tomentosiformis chromosome 6, ASM39032v3, whole genome shotgun sequence.
TTATCCACTTCATCTGAAACATCCAAGTAATTTAGTAAAGAGGTTTCATATGTGATTTATGTAATGTTGGCGGCAAGTTTGTAGAATACCTAGAATTAACGTAGATAACGAAATGTATCCtactattatttattttttttgacaGTAAAGATATTCCTTTTAATTCATAATATAAGGAACTAAAGCAAAAATTTCCCAATCACCTCACAGTATTTAAGTGAACGAACTGTCATCGATCACTTGAATGTCAAAAAATTTCCAGGACTTGAAATCAGAAAGTTCCTCTAAATTAATAGCTCAGCTCTTGGCTGCCAACTTTTCTTTGGCTTTTCGGATCTTTAaaactttcttcaaaattttctgcTCTTCCACTAAGAAAGCTCGAACAACCGTCTCTCTCACTGCTCCTCCAGAGAAGGGGTTTTGACGACACAGTATTGGTTCGATTTGGTAGCATATAAAGCTGTAAGCAAGTCcctgtctctctctctctagacAGAGGCTTGAATGTATCATACTATTGGTTTTGACTAGTAACGTAACTAACCAGATTCTTAATGGCTACATGCATGCAGTGCAGCAAAACAGACATTAATTATCTGAAGCTATGACGTGGCTGATTGTTATAACCGTTTGGTTAACTGTCTTAACGTTTACTGGAGAAAGCCAACAACCACGTGCAATAGTTGCACAGGATGGGTCAGGAGATTTTACTACTATAACGGGTGCAATTTTTGCATCTCCAAACCATAGTGTACAGCCATACTACATAAAAGTAAAAACAGGAACTTACCATGAATACGTTCAAATTGAAAAATGGAAGACCAATATAGTTCTAATCGGTGAAGGGACAGAAAATACAATAATAACGGGGAATAAGAGCTTTGGTGGTGATGGCATCCAGACATTATACACTGCAACAGTTAGTAAGTCGATCGATCTATGGTTTTTATTTACTCACTAATATATTACCTTATTTAGATTTCATAATCACTCACATTATATTGTGCTTTATTTTCACTTTTAAGGTGTCAAAGGGCAAGGCTTCACAGCCCAAGACATCACTTTTAGGAATGAAGCTGGACCATGGAAGTATCAAGCCGTAGCATTAGTGGCCGAAGCTGATTACATTAGCTTCTATAGGTGCCGTTTCGAGGGGTATCAGGATACCCTGTACACAAGATTTGGCAAACACTTTTACAGGGACTGTCAAGTATTGGGCACCATAGACTTCATATGTGGACACGCAACTGCAGTGTTTCAAAACTCCATTATTGAAGTGCGCGCGCCAATTCCTGGACAGTTTAATACAATCACAGCACAGAAAAGAGAAGAAGAGGGTGAAGCAACTGGAATTGTGTTGCAAAATTGCACAATAAAAGCAACACCAGAATTGGAGAAAATGGGTAAAAATGTTACAACGTATTTAGGACGACCATGGGGTAATTACTCAAGAACAGTGTTCATGCAAAGTGACATTGACCTTTTAATAAATCCAAAAGGATGGATAGAGTTTACAAATGAGACCCTAATTCGCCCATATTATCTGGAATACATGAACAGGGGAGAAGGTGCAAATACTATGGGACGTGTGAAGTGGGCAATCGTCACTAGTGATCCAAAAATTGCATCGAACTTCACCGTTAGGAACTTCATAAACGGTGATAAATGGATTCCCTTCACTATTCCGTATTATTTAGATCTAGCTTAGCTTGATTTACATGTATgggtaaaaatttatttatttgtatTCAGTGTGTGTAAATACATTATGTACATATAAGGTGTGTGTAAATACATTATGTACGTATACAAAGCTTCTTTTGCTATATTTCTAGCTCGTTAAGTTTATTGATGAGTTGACCAACAATAGTAAAAAGAAAGAACTAATAATAAAGTAGGATTAAAGAGTGCGTTTCTATTTTAAACatcatctttttatttattttatttcgagGGAGTCAAATCCACACATTTTAAGGGATAGTCGATACGCAAGACCTTCTAAGATGAATGTTTGGAAAATAATCTTTGCTTGATTTTTCTTTAGTTCACTTTTCTCTTTTGACCTATAATCAATCGCTTAACGACATAGTAATAGCCAAAAAAGGAATGGAAAATTCTTTAAGATGTCAGTTGCAAATGTTTacggaatttatttaagtcacagtttctacggtgcacgcccacacacccgtcacctagcatgtgcgtcacctccaaacaattcatataacacgtaattcagagattcataccctcagaaccaagtttagaagttacttacctcaaaccgtgcaagttCTTTATTCCAACATGCCTTTGCCTTGCGAATCGGTCTctaaatgactcgaatctagtcacaattaatttgatacagtcaacacaaattatatgaattaattccatatgaaaatactaattttccaacaaaatccgaaatttaactcaaaactcGTCAGTGGAGcctacatctcggaacccgacaaaagttacaaaatatgaacgcccattcaaccacgagtccaaccataccaaatttaccaaattctaacatcaactcgacctccaaatctcaaatcttattttcaaattcctaggcccaaattctcgaatttcacctcaaaaatacgtaatctagtcgaaatactcaatgataattcaatattattgactaacaatgatcacaagtgacttacctcaagttttcccgtgaattatCTCTAAAacatcgcctcaacccgtgtttgaaatgtccaaaaatgtcacgacccaaacatccaccacaggagttgtgatggaacctagtctctaagactaggtaagccgatttcaattacattttgaagccattttttttaattaaataagtaaccaaaactaacaacggaataaatatgaacatacaacctcccaagactggtagtactaagtcacgaactctaactgaatacatgggatgatcacgagaatcgaatatacaatactgtttgattaaaaaattatagtacaatgaaataaaaagactctaagggattgcgacgaccaagcaactctaccttgaatccttacgatctcgccttaactctgctcaagtccgatatcttcaatatccggctctgcacaaaaatgtgcagaagtgtagtatgagtacaccacggtcggtacccagtaattatcaagactaacctcagtggagtagagacgaggtacagtcaagatactcactagtctaatagcttgtgcaatataatatacaaaatagtagaaaacagataacaataaaGAT
It includes:
- the LOC138893650 gene encoding pectinesterase/pectinesterase inhibitor PPE8B-like; translation: MTWLIVITVWLTVLTFTGESQQPRAIVAQDGSGDFTTITGAIFASPNHSVQPYYIKVKTGTYHEYVQIEKWKTNIVLIGEGTENTIITGNKSFGGDGIQTLYTATVSVKGQGFTAQDITFRNEAGPWKYQAVALVAEADYISFYRCRFEGYQDTLYTRFGKHFYRDCQVLGTIDFICGHATAVFQNSIIEVRAPIPGQFNTITAQKREEEGEATGIVLQNCTIKATPELEKMGKNVTTYLGRPWGNYSRTVFMQSDIDLLINPKGWIEFTNETLIRPYYLEYMNRGEGANTMGRVKWAIVTSDPKIASNFTVRNFINGDKWIPFTIPYYLDLA